A stretch of Ligilactobacillus faecis DNA encodes these proteins:
- a CDS encoding ROK family protein produces the protein MHELIVIDVGGTTIKFGVFHHGKLFKFGSVPTPAKLADFYEVLTKKVKTLQQKYPIQGVALSVPGAVNKKTGVIEGASAVPYIHDFAIKAEFEKRFGLPVSLENDANCAALAEAKSGAGKDQQSLAVLVIGTGVGGAFVLNKKIWHGAHLVGGEFGYLLATEELTLSMAASPVSMAKRYFEKTGRKVTGKEVFALAKQGDVDAQKEVELCISSLAKVIYALQYSLDPELFVLGGAISNNPDLIPLLEQKLTQLLAQVQIAKVRPRLALCTYREDANLLGAAFDFEQTNRGE, from the coding sequence ATGCACGAGCTGATCGTGATCGATGTTGGAGGGACAACGATCAAATTTGGCGTGTTTCATCACGGGAAACTCTTTAAATTTGGAAGTGTACCGACGCCAGCTAAATTAGCTGATTTTTATGAAGTTTTGACAAAAAAAGTCAAAACTTTACAACAAAAATATCCCATTCAAGGGGTAGCTTTGAGTGTTCCTGGGGCAGTCAATAAGAAGACAGGTGTGATCGAAGGTGCCAGTGCGGTGCCCTATATCCATGACTTTGCGATCAAAGCTGAATTTGAAAAGCGTTTTGGCTTACCTGTCAGTTTAGAAAATGATGCAAATTGTGCCGCTTTAGCCGAGGCCAAGAGTGGTGCTGGTAAAGATCAGCAAAGTTTAGCTGTTTTAGTGATCGGGACTGGTGTTGGTGGAGCTTTTGTTTTGAATAAAAAGATCTGGCATGGAGCACATTTAGTCGGAGGTGAATTCGGTTATCTGCTGGCTACTGAAGAACTGACGCTTAGTATGGCAGCTTCACCTGTTAGCATGGCTAAACGTTATTTTGAAAAAACGGGAAGAAAAGTTACAGGTAAAGAAGTTTTTGCTTTAGCTAAACAAGGTGATGTAGACGCTCAAAAAGAAGTTGAGTTATGCATCAGTTCTTTAGCCAAGGTGATCTATGCACTCCAATATAGCCTTGATCCAGAGCTGTTTGTTCTTGGAGGGGCGATCTCCAATAACCCTGACTTGATCCCATTATTAGAGCAGAAATTGACGCAGCTCTTAGCTCAAGTCCAGATCGCAAAAGTCAGACCGCGCTTAGCACTGTGTACTTATCGGGAAGATGCAAATCTTTTAGGCGCAGCCTTTGATTTTGAACAAACAAATAGAGGTGAATGA
- a CDS encoding glycoside hydrolase family 1 protein — translation MVGFPKNFAWGAATSGPQSEGNFKKKHQNVFDYWYAKDPKAFYAGVGPDTASNFYNDYREDIPLMRQAGIKVLRTSIQWSRLIADFEKCSVDEEAVAFYNDMIDTLLENGITPYLNLCHFDMPVELQHKYGGFESKHVTDLFAGYAKRCFELFGDRVDHWFTFNEPKVILDGGYLYQFHYPLKVDGPLAVQVAYNLNLASAKAIAEFRKLYGNDGTKKIGTILNLTPAYAASESKADQAAAEFAELWANKMFLDPAVLGEFPSKLVEILEKDGVLWEATPEELALIKQETVDLLGINFYHPFRVKAPEISAKSLQDWMPDIYFDDYEMPGRVMNVDKGWEIYPEALYDIALNIRDNYHNIEWFVSENGMGVSREERFMDEHGMVCDDYRIEFLKEHLRALHRGITAGSNCHGYFVWTGIDCWSWQNAYRNRYGLIRDEIHTQTKTLKKSGYWFAKVSAQNGFE, via the coding sequence ATGGTTGGATTTCCAAAAAATTTTGCTTGGGGAGCAGCGACTTCGGGCCCCCAATCAGAAGGTAATTTTAAGAAAAAGCATCAAAATGTCTTTGATTATTGGTATGCCAAAGATCCTAAGGCTTTTTATGCTGGTGTTGGACCAGATACAGCTTCCAATTTTTACAACGACTATCGTGAAGATATCCCGTTGATGCGGCAAGCTGGGATCAAAGTTTTACGCACTTCGATCCAGTGGAGTCGCTTGATCGCAGACTTTGAAAAATGTAGCGTCGATGAAGAGGCTGTAGCCTTTTATAACGATATGATCGATACGTTGCTTGAAAATGGGATCACGCCGTATCTCAATTTATGTCATTTTGATATGCCAGTCGAACTTCAACACAAATACGGTGGTTTTGAATCAAAACATGTAACTGATCTCTTTGCCGGGTATGCGAAACGATGTTTTGAATTGTTTGGGGATCGAGTCGATCATTGGTTCACTTTCAACGAACCAAAAGTGATCTTAGATGGCGGCTATCTTTATCAATTCCACTATCCGCTAAAAGTTGATGGACCGTTAGCTGTCCAAGTCGCTTATAACTTGAATCTCGCATCAGCCAAAGCGATCGCTGAATTTCGCAAGCTTTATGGAAATGATGGGACAAAAAAGATCGGAACGATCTTGAATTTGACACCCGCATACGCAGCAAGTGAGAGCAAAGCAGATCAAGCAGCGGCCGAGTTTGCTGAATTGTGGGCAAACAAAATGTTTTTAGATCCAGCTGTTTTAGGTGAATTTCCTAGTAAATTAGTTGAGATCTTAGAAAAAGATGGTGTTTTGTGGGAAGCTACACCAGAAGAACTTGCGTTGATCAAACAAGAGACAGTCGACTTGCTAGGGATCAACTTTTATCATCCGTTCCGAGTCAAAGCACCTGAAATTTCGGCTAAAAGTTTGCAAGATTGGATGCCAGATATTTACTTTGATGACTATGAGATGCCAGGACGGGTGATGAATGTTGATAAAGGCTGGGAGATCTATCCAGAGGCTTTGTATGATATTGCGCTAAATATTCGCGATAACTATCACAATATCGAGTGGTTCGTCTCTGAAAACGGAATGGGTGTTTCACGGGAAGAACGTTTCATGGATGAACATGGGATGGTCTGTGATGATTATCGGATCGAATTTTTAAAGGAGCATTTACGTGCGTTGCATCGAGGGATCACTGCTGGTTCAAATTGTCACGGTTACTTTGTCTGGACAGGGATCGATTGTTGGTCTTGGCAAAATGCTTATCGCAATCGCTACGGCTTGATCAGAGATGAGATCCATACTCAAACGAAAACTTTAAAAAAATCAGGCTATTGGTTTGCCAAAGTTAGTGCACAAAATGGATTTGAATAG
- a CDS encoding MFS transporter, whose translation MPQVSQSSVKTVIVASMIGTAVEFFDFYAYGTASAAYFPKVFFPQMTPVLATVLSLLTFGVAFVARPVGSFLFGHFGDRLGRKKTLVLSMLVMGVATVAIGFLPGYATVGVWGALLLCVCRFVQGIGLGGEWSGAVLVATENAPADKRALYGAFPEVGAPIGFFLCNGLFFLLANSLTEQQMLAFGWRVPFLVSAVLVVIGLYVRRHLEETPLFKLAQENDNTTKTPLKEVFQSNWKEIVKGTFIMGGTYAMFYTLTTWSLAYATTALGFSHSEMLLLLMGAIVEFAVLIMTTSLLADKIGRKKVLLTATVALVGFSIVFPYFLEGQHNLGGMLLFLGVGFVIMGTLYGPVGAVLPELFPTKVRYSGAGITYNLAAVIGAAVAPSVTTWLIARHGLHAAGLYMLVLAVASVVAWLTTKETKDIDYTK comes from the coding sequence ATGCCACAAGTTTCACAAAGTTCAGTCAAAACTGTGATCGTAGCCTCTATGATCGGAACAGCAGTCGAATTTTTTGATTTTTATGCTTATGGCACAGCCTCAGCCGCTTATTTTCCCAAAGTCTTTTTCCCACAAATGACACCAGTCTTAGCCACGGTTTTAAGTCTATTGACTTTTGGGGTCGCCTTTGTCGCGCGCCCAGTGGGGTCATTTTTATTTGGACATTTTGGTGATCGTTTAGGGCGGAAAAAAACGCTAGTCCTTTCAATGCTCGTCATGGGGGTAGCGACAGTAGCGATCGGCTTTTTACCAGGATATGCGACAGTTGGGGTTTGGGGAGCGCTTCTCCTTTGTGTCTGCCGTTTTGTGCAAGGGATCGGTCTTGGTGGCGAGTGGTCAGGCGCTGTTTTAGTCGCAACTGAAAATGCACCGGCAGATAAACGTGCTTTATACGGAGCTTTTCCAGAAGTCGGAGCACCGATCGGCTTTTTCTTATGTAACGGGCTCTTTTTCTTACTAGCTAATTCATTGACAGAACAACAGATGCTAGCATTTGGCTGGCGCGTTCCGTTTTTAGTTTCAGCAGTTTTAGTTGTGATCGGATTATATGTGCGGCGTCATTTAGAAGAAACACCGTTGTTCAAGTTAGCGCAAGAAAATGACAATACGACGAAAACTCCGCTTAAAGAAGTTTTTCAGTCAAATTGGAAAGAGATCGTCAAAGGGACTTTTATCATGGGGGGAACGTATGCGATGTTTTACACTTTGACGACTTGGTCTTTAGCGTATGCGACGACAGCGCTTGGCTTTAGTCATTCTGAAATGCTTTTATTATTGATGGGAGCGATCGTTGAATTTGCCGTTTTGATCATGACGACTTCACTTTTAGCCGATAAAATTGGGCGTAAAAAAGTCTTATTGACAGCAACCGTGGCTTTAGTTGGTTTTTCCATTGTCTTTCCGTACTTCTTAGAAGGACAGCATAACTTAGGGGGGATGCTCTTATTTTTAGGTGTTGGCTTTGTCATCATGGGGACGTTGTATGGTCCAGTTGGTGCAGTTTTGCCAGAGCTTTTCCCGACTAAAGTCCGTTATTCAGGTGCTGGGATCACTTATAATCTTGCAGCGGTGATCGGTGCTGCCGTTGCTCCCTCAGTAACGACATGGTTGATCGCGCGTCATGGTCTACATGCGGCTGGACTTTACATGCTAGTCTTAGCCGTGGCTTCGGTCGTAGCTTGGTTGACGACAAAAGAGACAAAAGATATCGATTATACAAAATAA
- a CDS encoding Rrf2 family transcriptional regulator — protein sequence MRYSYKLSDALHIMTYIDLYPDGDLSSAAIANSIEANPSVVRGTMARLKKAGLLNNQPGVAKASLARPAEEISMLEVYQAIADNTDLLHVDPHTNPKCPVGANIQATLEEKYELIQQAAEAQMAQISLASISASLSKRAKLA from the coding sequence ATGCGCTATTCATATAAATTAAGTGATGCTTTACACATCATGACATATATCGATCTTTACCCTGACGGCGATCTCAGCAGTGCAGCGATCGCTAATAGTATCGAAGCTAATCCAAGCGTTGTCCGAGGAACGATGGCACGCTTGAAAAAAGCCGGTCTTTTGAATAATCAGCCGGGGGTAGCTAAAGCAAGTTTAGCGCGTCCAGCAGAAGAGATCAGCATGCTTGAGGTCTATCAAGCTATCGCAGACAACACCGATCTTTTACATGTTGATCCACACACGAACCCAAAATGTCCCGTGGGCGCCAATATTCAAGCTACTTTAGAAGAAAAATATGAACTGATCCAACAAGCAGCTGAGGCCCAAATGGCACAGATCAGCTTAGCTAGCATCAGTGCTTCTTTGAGCAAACGAGCTAAATTAGCTTAA
- a CDS encoding NAD(P)H-binding protein — MKYAITGATGKFAHAAITELLTTVPAKDLVLIARNTEKAKELYPDLEVRFGDYDDEASLVQALTGVDKLLFISSLPGGSLPRIKQHENVIVAAKKAGVPYIAYTSFAHADQATSALADDHKATEKMLIDSGLDYSFLRNNWYLENEASNFTGNDFLEASNGHAVGWALEAEYAQGAAKVLQLETPKKIYEFSGPAHTYADMAQVLTKIFEKEIKPVPVSVSAYKKALTDAGLPEATIMIATLSQEVIAAGDLEHTTRDLPDVLGHELTPFAEAIKQLSAH, encoded by the coding sequence ATGAAATATGCAATTACAGGAGCTACCGGAAAATTTGCCCACGCAGCGATCACAGAACTTTTGACGACTGTTCCAGCTAAAGATCTCGTTTTGATCGCACGCAACACTGAAAAGGCCAAAGAACTTTACCCAGATCTTGAAGTTCGCTTTGGCGATTACGACGATGAAGCTTCGCTAGTCCAAGCGTTAACTGGTGTTGATAAACTTCTTTTCATCTCATCTTTACCAGGCGGTTCTTTACCACGGATCAAGCAACATGAAAATGTGATCGTAGCGGCTAAAAAAGCAGGCGTACCTTACATCGCTTATACGAGTTTTGCTCACGCTGATCAAGCAACTTCGGCTTTAGCTGACGATCATAAAGCAACGGAAAAAATGCTGATCGATAGCGGTCTAGACTATTCTTTCTTGCGCAATAACTGGTATCTTGAAAATGAGGCAAGTAACTTTACTGGAAATGATTTTCTCGAAGCTTCAAATGGTCATGCTGTTGGTTGGGCCCTTGAAGCCGAATACGCCCAAGGGGCAGCAAAAGTCTTACAACTTGAAACACCGAAAAAGATCTATGAGTTTTCTGGTCCAGCGCATACTTATGCCGATATGGCTCAAGTCCTTACTAAAATTTTTGAAAAAGAGATCAAGCCAGTGCCAGTCAGCGTTTCAGCTTACAAAAAAGCTTTAACAGACGCTGGTCTGCCTGAAGCAACGATCATGATCGCCACGCTTTCGCAAGAAGTGATCGCCGCTGGTGACCTTGAACATACAACAAGAGATCTGCCAGATGTGTTAGGGCATGAACTCACACCTTTTGCAGAAGCTATCAAACAACTTAGCGCTCACTAA
- a CDS encoding GNAT family N-acetyltransferase gives MTSLNLRLAQNATLATPRLLLRKVHLSDANDLFEYASDQMTVRYVSFPRHQTVVDSQEAIANHFMPNTLQTWGIIWQETGKFIGTISLMSLDEHQAELGYILNRTFWGQGVMPEAASALLKLCFEVLGLTQVHALHHVDNPASGRVMQKIGMQRIGTFPDYKREFSNLTGKVESITAEQWIITKDMYFKQHK, from the coding sequence ATGACATCACTTAACTTACGTTTAGCTCAAAACGCTACTTTAGCCACACCACGGCTCCTTTTACGTAAAGTGCATTTAAGCGATGCTAATGATCTTTTTGAATATGCAAGCGATCAAATGACTGTGCGCTATGTCAGTTTTCCACGTCATCAAACAGTCGTTGATAGTCAAGAAGCGATCGCTAATCACTTTATGCCAAACACATTACAAACTTGGGGGATCATTTGGCAAGAGACTGGCAAATTTATCGGGACGATCTCTTTGATGAGCCTTGATGAACATCAAGCTGAACTAGGCTATATCTTAAATCGCACCTTTTGGGGACAAGGAGTGATGCCTGAAGCTGCCAGTGCTCTTTTGAAACTGTGTTTTGAAGTTTTAGGGCTCACACAAGTTCATGCGCTCCACCACGTCGACAATCCTGCCAGTGGTCGTGTGATGCAAAAGATCGGTATGCAAAGGATTGGCACTTTCCCAGATTATAAACGGGAATTCTCTAATCTCACGGGAAAAGTCGAATCGATCACAGCTGAGCAATGGATCATTACTAAAGATATGTATTTCAAACAACATAAATAA
- a CDS encoding aldo/keto reductase yields MSEVPMSELNNGVKMPTLGFGVFQVPEPAQAKKAVAQALATGYRLIDTAQAYQNEEAVGQAIKESNVSREDVFVTSKLWVSNFNYELAKQGIDASLAKLGTDYIDLYLLHQPYGDTMGAWRALEEAYHAGKIRALGVSNFAPDQLKNLALTMPVMPTVNQIEINPWYQQEQAVDFAQSIGVRAEAWAPFAEGKNGIFTNEVITQIANAHGKSNGQVILRWLLQRGITVIPKSVHQERMQENIDVFDFELTKEEMTLMATLNKNESQFFDHRDPVTIEQIFGSSLKNVQDNERKKI; encoded by the coding sequence ATGTCAGAAGTACCAATGAGTGAATTAAATAACGGAGTCAAAATGCCAACGCTAGGTTTTGGTGTCTTCCAAGTCCCTGAACCAGCTCAAGCTAAAAAAGCGGTGGCGCAAGCGTTAGCGACTGGTTATCGTTTGATCGATACAGCCCAAGCTTATCAAAATGAAGAAGCTGTTGGACAAGCGATCAAAGAGAGTAATGTTTCACGGGAAGATGTTTTTGTGACTTCAAAACTTTGGGTCTCAAATTTCAACTACGAATTAGCTAAGCAAGGGATCGATGCTTCCTTAGCTAAGCTTGGCACCGATTATATCGATCTTTATTTGCTCCATCAACCATATGGTGACACGATGGGCGCTTGGCGTGCGCTAGAAGAAGCTTATCATGCTGGCAAGATCAGAGCCCTTGGTGTTTCCAATTTTGCACCTGATCAATTAAAAAATCTAGCTTTGACGATGCCAGTGATGCCAACAGTCAACCAGATCGAGATCAACCCTTGGTATCAACAAGAACAAGCCGTTGACTTTGCCCAAAGTATCGGTGTTAGAGCTGAAGCTTGGGCTCCATTTGCTGAAGGGAAAAATGGGATCTTTACAAACGAAGTGATCACACAGATCGCAAATGCGCATGGAAAATCAAATGGACAAGTCATCTTACGCTGGCTCTTACAACGTGGGATCACAGTGATCCCTAAATCAGTGCATCAAGAGAGAATGCAAGAAAATATCGATGTCTTTGACTTTGAATTAACAAAGGAAGAAATGACCTTGATGGCGACGCTCAATAAAAATGAGAGTCAATTCTTTGATCATCGTGACCCAGTGACGATCGAACAGATCTTTGGCTCAAGTTTGAAAAATGTTCAAGATAATGAAAGGAAGAAGATCTAA
- a CDS encoding aldo/keto reductase, giving the protein MSKTFKLNDGNEIPALGFGVFQVPADGSTKEAVLTALKAGYRHIDTAVAYFNEQEVGEAIRESGVPRDEIWVTSKLWFQDYKYEDAKKALDLSFRKLGLEYIDLYLLHQPYGPVEEAWQALEEAKQAGKVRSIGVSNMTPKLYQKYVPHFNEKPAVDQVEFNPYFQQKELRQLLAKDDVVLEAWAPLGQGDQGLLSEPLLQKLAQKYEKNVGQIILRFEHQEGVIVFPKSVHAERIKTNQEIFDFTLNSAEMDAIRALDKGHGRHDPDAPGVEEMLRQYDVHAND; this is encoded by the coding sequence ATGTCAAAAACTTTCAAGTTAAATGATGGAAATGAGATCCCAGCTCTTGGCTTTGGTGTCTTTCAAGTTCCAGCTGATGGTTCAACCAAAGAGGCTGTCTTAACAGCTTTGAAAGCTGGTTATCGGCATATCGATACAGCTGTTGCTTATTTTAACGAGCAAGAAGTCGGTGAAGCGATCCGCGAAAGTGGGGTCCCACGTGATGAGATCTGGGTCACAAGTAAATTGTGGTTCCAAGACTATAAGTATGAAGATGCCAAAAAAGCGCTCGACCTTTCGTTTAGAAAGTTAGGGCTTGAGTATATCGACCTTTATCTTTTACACCAACCGTATGGACCAGTCGAAGAAGCTTGGCAGGCGTTAGAAGAAGCTAAACAAGCTGGTAAAGTTCGTTCGATCGGTGTTTCCAACATGACACCTAAACTTTATCAAAAGTATGTGCCACACTTTAACGAAAAACCAGCAGTCGACCAAGTTGAGTTCAATCCATATTTCCAACAAAAAGAATTACGTCAGCTCTTAGCCAAAGATGATGTTGTGTTAGAGGCTTGGGCGCCTTTAGGTCAAGGAGATCAAGGGCTCTTGTCAGAACCCCTTTTACAAAAGTTAGCGCAAAAATATGAGAAAAATGTGGGCCAGATCATCTTGCGCTTTGAGCATCAAGAAGGGGTGATCGTTTTTCCAAAATCGGTTCACGCAGAGCGGATCAAAACGAACCAAGAGATCTTTGACTTTACGCTAAACAGTGCGGAAATGGATGCGATCCGTGCCTTAGATAAAGGTCATGGACGCCACGATCCAGATGCACCTGGTGTGGAAGAGATGTTGCGTCAATATGATGTTCACGCAAACGATTAA
- a CDS encoding DUF3114 domain-containing protein: protein MQALTEQLQVLSKEGWDKQAQANYVRYVNQEQMELAECFRQVHLVGSPLYTQMLQVARLSPREKLALILRQLGAYVDEYDFLQLSVRAKYTFDPELAPLAPFYVLVRSYVLRLYGRAKRKSQPFLQEFAQTNDRNAFSSQLNLLRTYLDRQALSYLRTKYLTEANDLARLLCYAKQTGCALDFETGASFHNRCLKTTHAYLPKNMKVQLAKTDTTGYFNLKNNARMIEYIVSLESLNFVSQWNVLKKRADQTYESDPKCYDLFELEEIANTESFNYGIPYGRGTVPFWYRASHAELDGVSQLDSQVRRAAKKKWRYLKDARQTKAGLAYADIVNQGGLTDLFLWRSISQEKRLSLYQAYVDYLRQTDQKAPGITAFLTKTDRWYKASN from the coding sequence GTGCAAGCATTAACAGAACAACTTCAAGTTTTGTCAAAAGAAGGTTGGGATAAGCAGGCCCAAGCAAATTATGTACGTTATGTAAATCAAGAACAAATGGAGCTGGCTGAATGTTTTAGGCAAGTTCATCTAGTTGGTTCACCTTTATATACGCAAATGCTTCAAGTCGCGCGTCTTAGTCCAAGAGAAAAGTTGGCGCTCATCTTGCGCCAACTGGGAGCGTATGTTGATGAATATGATTTTTTACAGCTCTCTGTCCGAGCCAAATATACGTTTGACCCTGAGCTAGCGCCACTGGCGCCTTTTTATGTTTTGGTCAGAAGTTATGTTTTACGACTTTACGGTCGGGCGAAAAGGAAAAGTCAGCCGTTTTTGCAAGAATTTGCCCAAACAAATGACCGCAATGCTTTTAGCAGCCAGTTGAATCTACTGCGGACGTATTTAGATCGCCAAGCGCTTAGTTATTTGCGGACGAAGTATCTAACTGAAGCAAACGATTTAGCGCGTTTACTATGCTATGCCAAACAGACAGGTTGTGCGCTTGATTTTGAGACAGGGGCGAGTTTTCACAATCGGTGTTTAAAGACGACACACGCTTATTTGCCTAAAAATATGAAAGTCCAATTAGCTAAAACCGATACGACTGGCTATTTTAACTTAAAAAATAACGCGCGCATGATCGAATACATCGTCTCCCTTGAAAGTTTGAATTTTGTCAGCCAATGGAACGTGCTCAAAAAAAGAGCAGATCAAACGTACGAATCCGATCCTAAATGTTACGACCTCTTTGAGTTAGAAGAGATCGCTAACACAGAATCGTTCAACTACGGGATCCCGTATGGTCGCGGGACCGTGCCTTTTTGGTATCGGGCTTCGCATGCTGAACTTGATGGTGTCAGTCAACTCGATAGCCAAGTGCGCCGAGCAGCTAAAAAGAAATGGCGTTATTTAAAAGACGCGCGCCAAACTAAAGCCGGGCTAGCTTATGCCGATATCGTCAATCAAGGTGGCTTGACAGATCTTTTTTTGTGGCGAAGTATTTCCCAGGAAAAGCGCTTGTCTCTTTACCAAGCATATGTAGACTATCTGCGCCAAACCGACCAAAAAGCTCCCGGGATCACAGCATTTTTGACAAAGACCGATCGGTGGTATAAAGCATCAAACTAA
- a CDS encoding LysR family transcriptional regulator yields the protein MYSSLNIDLLYVFTTVAKTQSISKSSTILSLSQPAISKKIQQLEEHFQAKLFIRSAHGMMLTMTGQTFYQQALKVLHDFDALYATESDQAEPQLECLQIGALDSIAALLYPHFFSTLPLEKQQLLLTNQTSELIEKFNYGLLDIIFMNDFLENKLTHSYEKHLLRSEPYYVVYAKQNQALQKVATSTLQITDLKDTRFILHPEYSALAPQLEHLFDRALLSRPLIQTVNCFDFISYLISHKPFNSVTILPEFLAKHQQKSALYKELASKKLTLPKPYQVALFSNGKLSLASLASKLH from the coding sequence ATGTACAGTTCACTAAATATCGATTTGTTATATGTCTTTACTACTGTTGCCAAAACGCAAAGTATCAGCAAAAGCAGTACGATCCTCTCACTCTCACAGCCTGCTATCAGTAAAAAGATCCAGCAACTAGAAGAACACTTTCAGGCAAAGTTATTCATCCGCTCTGCACATGGAATGATGCTCACTATGACTGGCCAAACCTTTTATCAACAAGCGCTCAAAGTGCTTCACGATTTTGATGCACTTTACGCAACTGAGTCAGACCAAGCTGAACCTCAGCTTGAATGTCTACAGATCGGTGCATTGGACAGTATCGCTGCCTTATTGTATCCCCACTTTTTTAGCACTTTACCCCTTGAAAAACAACAACTGCTTTTGACCAATCAGACGTCTGAATTGATCGAAAAATTCAACTACGGCCTTTTAGATATCATTTTCATGAATGATTTTTTAGAAAATAAACTGACACATAGTTATGAAAAACACCTGCTCCGCTCAGAACCTTACTATGTTGTTTACGCTAAACAAAATCAAGCTTTACAAAAAGTAGCCACTTCAACCTTGCAGATCACCGATCTAAAAGATACGCGTTTTATTCTCCATCCCGAATACAGTGCCCTTGCACCGCAGTTAGAGCATTTATTTGACCGTGCCTTGCTTTCTCGTCCTTTGATCCAAACTGTTAATTGTTTTGACTTTATCAGCTATCTTATCAGTCATAAACCGTTTAATTCAGTCACGATCTTGCCTGAATTTCTCGCCAAGCATCAGCAAAAAAGCGCACTTTATAAAGAATTAGCTTCCAAAAAGCTCACCTTGCCTAAGCCCTATCAAGTGGCCCTTTTTTCAAACGGCAAATTGTCTCTTGCCTCGCTCGCAAGCAAATTACACTAA